The following proteins are encoded in a genomic region of Alphaproteobacteria bacterium:
- a CDS encoding SIS domain-containing protein, with protein MNPIGEHLRKSAALIAAMADWPAAASADRAVEAIAAAFKQRKPLLVCGNGGSASDASHIAGELVGRFLKERRALKCICLSADSAILTAWSNDYGYNSVFARQVEAYGEPGGVLWGISTSGNSPNVVEAFVKARELGMTTLALTGQGGGKLASLSDILIDVPSRHTPDIQQVHVCLYHYICEAVEAACAGASG; from the coding sequence ATGAATCCCATCGGGGAACATTTACGAAAGTCCGCCGCCCTGATCGCCGCCATGGCGGACTGGCCGGCGGCGGCTTCGGCTGATCGCGCCGTCGAGGCCATTGCCGCCGCTTTCAAGCAGCGCAAGCCGCTCCTGGTCTGCGGCAATGGCGGCTCGGCCTCCGACGCCTCGCATATCGCGGGCGAGCTGGTCGGACGGTTCCTGAAGGAGCGCCGGGCCTTGAAATGCATATGCCTTTCCGCCGATTCGGCGATTCTGACCGCCTGGAGCAACGATTATGGCTACAATAGCGTTTTTGCAAGGCAGGTAGAGGCCTATGGTGAGCCCGGCGGCGTGCTGTGGGGTATCAGCACCTCGGGCAATTCTCCCAATGTGGTGGAAGCCTTCGTCAAGGCCAGGGAGCTGGGAATGACGACTTTGGCGCTGACCGGCCAGGGCGGGGGCAAGCTCGCTTCCTTGTCCGACATTCTGATCGATGTGCCGTCGCGGCATACGCCGGATATTCAGCAGGTTCATGTCTGCCTTTACCATTACATCTGCGAGGCTGTCGAAGCGGCCTGCGCGGGAGCATCCGGCTGA
- a CDS encoding mannose-1-phosphate guanylyltransferase/mannose-6-phosphate isomerase, with the protein MPRIFPVILSGGAGTRLWPLSRELYPKQFHRLGGEHTLFQETLLRVSGPQFSPPVIVCNQEHRFIVNHQLREIGIVPEAVIVEPEGRNTAPAAAIAALLLENRPDALLLMMPSDQVVTDIKKFHAAAAQAEKLADGGALVTFGVAPESPHTGYGYIRRGAASAVMPGAYEVAGFVEKPDAATAESYLQSGDYYWNSGMFMFAPPVYLKALAGLQPGMLDLCRAALAGAKEDLFFRRLSEEFLQIKGDSIDYAVMEHVSHSAVVPVSMGWSDAGTWSSLWETSEKNAEGNCMVGDTLAVATSNTYIRSDDCLVAAVGVRDMIIVATKDVVLVADRKHDQAIKGIVEQLRRDNRRESHTPPVMIRPWGWAKSIDEGPRFHVKQIQIDPGGKLSLQKHWHRSEHWIVVTGTALITRGEESFLLRENESTYIPAGTVHRLENPGKVPLRMIEVQSGEYLEEDDIIRMEDAYGRAG; encoded by the coding sequence ATGCCCAGAATTTTCCCGGTTATTCTGTCAGGCGGCGCAGGCACCCGGTTGTGGCCGCTGTCGCGGGAATTATATCCCAAGCAGTTCCACCGGCTCGGCGGCGAGCATACGCTCTTTCAAGAGACGCTGCTGCGCGTCAGCGGGCCGCAATTTTCGCCGCCGGTGATCGTCTGCAATCAGGAACATCGCTTCATCGTCAATCACCAGCTTCGGGAAATAGGCATCGTCCCCGAAGCCGTGATCGTCGAGCCGGAAGGACGCAACACCGCCCCCGCCGCCGCCATCGCCGCCCTGTTGCTCGAAAACCGCCCGGACGCGCTTTTGCTGATGATGCCGTCGGACCAGGTCGTGACCGACATCAAAAAATTCCACGCCGCGGCGGCGCAGGCCGAGAAACTGGCCGATGGCGGCGCGCTCGTAACCTTCGGCGTCGCGCCGGAATCTCCCCATACCGGCTATGGCTATATCCGTCGCGGCGCGGCAAGCGCCGTCATGCCCGGCGCATACGAAGTCGCGGGCTTCGTGGAAAAACCCGATGCGGCGACGGCGGAAAGCTATCTGCAAAGCGGCGATTATTACTGGAACAGCGGGATGTTCATGTTCGCGCCGCCGGTTTATCTCAAGGCGCTCGCCGGCCTGCAGCCCGGCATGCTGGACTTATGCCGCGCCGCGCTTGCCGGGGCCAAAGAGGATTTGTTCTTCAGGCGTCTCAGTGAGGAATTCCTGCAGATCAAGGGCGATTCGATCGATTACGCCGTCATGGAGCATGTGAGCCATTCCGCCGTCGTGCCGGTTTCCATGGGCTGGTCCGATGCCGGCACCTGGTCGTCCCTGTGGGAGACGAGCGAGAAGAATGCCGAAGGCAATTGCATGGTCGGCGACACGCTGGCCGTCGCGACGTCCAACACCTATATCCGCAGCGACGATTGTCTGGTCGCCGCCGTCGGCGTCAGGGATATGATTATCGTCGCCACCAAGGATGTCGTACTCGTCGCCGACCGCAAGCACGACCAGGCCATCAAGGGCATCGTCGAACAGCTGCGGCGCGACAACCGGCGCGAATCGCATACGCCGCCGGTGATGATACGCCCTTGGGGCTGGGCCAAATCGATCGACGAGGGGCCGCGCTTTCACGTCAAGCAGATCCAGATCGATCCCGGCGGCAAATTGTCGCTGCAAAAGCACTGGCACCGCAGCGAGCATTGGATCGTGGTGACCGGCACGGCGCTGATCACGCGCGGCGAGGAAAGCTTTCTGCTGCGCGAGAATGAATCGACCTACATCCCGGCGGGAACAGTGCATCGCCTGGAAAATCCCGGCAAGGTTCCGCTGCGGATGATCGAGGTGCAGTCGGGCGAATATCTCGAGGAAGACGACATCATCCGCATGGAAGACGCCTATG